Proteins encoded within one genomic window of Glaciimonas sp. PCH181:
- the ntrB gene encoding nitrate ABC transporter permease produces the protein MNAIVKSVMGASGTDLDVSTGDGSAAGTRVNVDVMEEKVAPVIAKAVKKTAWRRSTMSPKVMAVVAPLLGLAFLVLVWQVIALNNSQFPKPLVTLKEAIKLFSDPFYRTGPNDQGIGWNILASLQRVAIGFGLAAIVGIPLGFMIGRFQFLSSMFGPIISLLKPVSPLAWLPIGLLVFKSANPAAIWSIFICSIWPMVINTAVGVQRVPQDYMNVARVLNLSEWKIVTKILFPSVLPYMLTGVRLAIGTAWLVIVAAEMLTGGVGIGFWVWDEWNNLNVPHIIIAIVVIGVVGLLLEQLLVALAKAFTYEQVNN, from the coding sequence ATGAATGCAATTGTAAAGTCCGTTATGGGTGCCAGTGGTACTGATCTCGATGTCTCGACAGGCGACGGTAGCGCGGCGGGAACGCGCGTTAACGTTGACGTGATGGAAGAAAAAGTAGCGCCAGTTATCGCCAAGGCGGTAAAAAAGACGGCGTGGCGTCGCAGCACGATGAGTCCGAAAGTTATGGCCGTCGTCGCGCCATTACTGGGGCTGGCTTTTCTGGTACTGGTCTGGCAAGTGATTGCACTGAACAATAGTCAGTTTCCGAAGCCGTTGGTGACGTTGAAAGAGGCGATTAAACTATTTTCCGATCCGTTTTATCGGACTGGTCCGAACGACCAAGGAATCGGCTGGAATATTTTGGCCTCGCTACAACGCGTGGCAATCGGTTTCGGTCTGGCGGCCATCGTCGGGATTCCATTGGGTTTCATGATTGGCCGCTTTCAATTTTTATCCAGCATGTTCGGACCGATTATCAGCTTGTTGAAACCGGTCTCGCCACTGGCCTGGTTGCCGATTGGTTTGCTGGTATTCAAATCGGCTAATCCAGCGGCGATCTGGTCCATTTTTATTTGTTCGATCTGGCCGATGGTGATTAACACTGCGGTCGGTGTGCAACGTGTACCGCAGGATTATATGAACGTGGCGCGGGTGTTGAATTTGTCGGAGTGGAAGATCGTTACCAAGATACTTTTCCCTTCGGTTTTGCCTTATATGTTGACTGGCGTCAGGTTGGCAATCGGCACGGCATGGCTGGTAATTGTTGCCGCAGAAATGTTGACGGGCGGCGTCGGTATCGGCTTCTGGGTGTGGGACGAATGGAATAATCTGAACGTTCCGCACATCATCATTGCCATTGTGGTGATCGGCGTGGTGGGCTTGTTGCTTGAGCAGCTTTTGGTGGCGTTGGCGAAGGCGTTCACTTACGAGCAAGTGAATAATTGA
- a CDS encoding Glu/Leu/Phe/Val dehydrogenase, with the protein MSIQHEVPSYLSSHGIGPWGDYLEQIDRVTPYLGPLARWVETMKRPKRILIVDVPIERDNGTIAHFEGYRVQHNTSRGPGKGGVRFHQDVTLSEVMALSAWMTVKNAAVNVPYGGAKGGIRVDPKTLSQGELQRMTRRYTSEIGIIIGPNKDIPAPDVNTNEQIMAWMMDTYSMNQGSTASGVVTGKPISLGGSLGRREATGRGVFVVGCEAAVKRGLDIKGARVAVQGFGNVGGIAARLFSEAGAKVVAVQDHKSTVIRESGLDVPALQEHVLQTGSVAGFTGGEEISDRALFWATDCDILIPAALEQQINVDTAKTIRAKIILEGANGPTTPAADDILHDKGVLIVPDVIANAGGVTVSYFEWVQDFSSFFWTEDEINLRLTRIMREAFSSVWQLAEEKKVSLRTAAFIMACTRVLQAREMRGLYP; encoded by the coding sequence ATGTCTATTCAGCATGAAGTCCCTTCTTATTTGTCGTCACATGGCATTGGTCCATGGGGCGACTATCTTGAGCAAATCGATCGTGTTACCCCTTATCTCGGCCCGTTAGCACGTTGGGTCGAAACCATGAAACGGCCTAAGCGTATTTTGATCGTGGATGTCCCGATTGAGCGCGATAACGGCACCATCGCCCACTTTGAAGGCTATCGCGTACAGCACAATACCTCGCGTGGTCCTGGCAAGGGCGGCGTTCGTTTCCATCAAGACGTGACACTGTCGGAAGTCATGGCTTTATCGGCCTGGATGACGGTGAAGAATGCCGCAGTCAACGTGCCATACGGCGGTGCTAAAGGTGGTATTCGGGTTGACCCAAAAACGTTATCCCAAGGTGAGTTGCAACGGATGACGCGCCGCTATACCAGTGAAATCGGCATCATCATCGGCCCGAATAAAGATATTCCTGCGCCTGACGTTAATACCAACGAGCAGATCATGGCGTGGATGATGGATACCTATTCCATGAATCAGGGCAGCACCGCTTCTGGCGTTGTCACCGGCAAGCCGATTTCTCTGGGCGGCAGTCTGGGACGGCGCGAAGCTACCGGACGCGGCGTGTTTGTCGTCGGCTGCGAAGCGGCTGTTAAACGCGGTCTGGATATCAAGGGCGCACGGGTAGCAGTGCAGGGTTTCGGTAACGTCGGCGGTATTGCAGCACGCCTGTTTTCTGAAGCTGGCGCCAAAGTTGTTGCGGTGCAGGACCACAAAAGCACCGTGATACGAGAAAGCGGTCTGGACGTTCCTGCGTTGCAAGAGCATGTCCTGCAAACTGGTAGCGTGGCCGGGTTCACTGGTGGTGAAGAGATCTCGGATCGTGCACTGTTTTGGGCAACCGATTGCGACATTTTGATCCCCGCCGCGTTAGAGCAGCAAATCAATGTCGATACCGCAAAGACTATCCGCGCCAAGATTATTCTGGAAGGCGCGAATGGTCCGACGACACCTGCAGCCGATGATATTTTGCACGATAAGGGTGTCTTAATTGTGCCTGATGTCATTGCCAATGCCGGTGGTGTGACTGTCAGTTATTTCGAATGGGTACAGGATTTTTCAAGCTTCTTCTGGACTGAAGACGAAATCAATTTACGCCTCACCCGCATTATGCGCGAGGCTTTCAGCTCCGTATGGCAACTGGCAGAAGAGAAAAAAGTATCGCTACGGACAGCGGCATTTATTATGGCGTGTACCCGTGTCCTGCAAGCCCGTGAAATGCGCGGTTTGTATCCTTGA
- a CDS encoding CmpA/NrtA family ABC transporter substrate-binding protein, which produces MDSKDALSNTAPVAVENLKRRQLIQTASIAAGASMLGLTSGGVWAAGSDKPEKTEVKIGFIPLTDCASVVMASVLGLDKKYGIKIVLSKEASWAGVRDKLSNGELDAAHVLSGLIYGVQMGIGGQKKDMAILMGLNNNGQAITLSKKLADKGAIDGASLAKLMATDKREYTFAQTFPTGTHAMWLYYWMAANGINPMKDAKVITVPPPQMVANMRVGNMDGFCVGEPWGHRAIVDGVGITAITTQEIWKDHPEKVLGTTAEFVKNNPNTCRALVAAVLDASKWIDASLANKNKMAETIADKSYVNTSKDVIDQRIMGRYQNGLGKTWDDPNYMKFYNDGRVNFPYLSDGMWFMTQHRRWGLLKSDPDYLAVAKSVSQINLYKEAATLTNTPVPKDPMRSSKLMDGVVWDGKDPKAYAASFKIRA; this is translated from the coding sequence ATGGACTCAAAAGACGCACTGTCAAACACCGCTCCAGTTGCTGTAGAAAATCTTAAGCGCCGTCAACTTATTCAAACGGCATCCATCGCCGCAGGAGCCAGTATGTTGGGATTAACTAGTGGTGGCGTTTGGGCTGCAGGCTCGGATAAGCCGGAGAAAACGGAAGTCAAGATTGGCTTTATTCCGCTGACAGATTGCGCATCGGTGGTCATGGCGTCGGTATTGGGTCTGGACAAAAAATACGGTATCAAAATTGTTCTGAGTAAAGAGGCTTCCTGGGCTGGCGTGCGGGATAAGTTGTCCAACGGCGAACTGGATGCAGCGCATGTATTGTCGGGCCTGATTTACGGCGTCCAGATGGGTATCGGCGGCCAGAAAAAGGACATGGCTATTTTGATGGGGCTCAACAACAACGGCCAGGCTATTACCTTATCGAAAAAGCTGGCGGACAAAGGCGCGATAGACGGCGCTTCACTGGCGAAATTGATGGCAACCGATAAGCGCGAATATACATTTGCACAGACTTTTCCGACCGGCACGCACGCGATGTGGCTGTATTACTGGATGGCGGCCAATGGCATTAATCCGATGAAGGATGCCAAGGTGATCACGGTGCCGCCACCGCAGATGGTGGCGAATATGCGCGTCGGCAACATGGATGGTTTTTGCGTCGGTGAGCCTTGGGGTCATCGGGCGATTGTCGATGGCGTCGGTATCACCGCAATTACCACGCAAGAGATCTGGAAAGATCATCCGGAAAAAGTATTGGGTACGACTGCCGAGTTTGTCAAAAACAATCCGAACACTTGCCGCGCCTTGGTCGCAGCGGTACTGGATGCCAGTAAATGGATCGACGCTTCGTTAGCGAATAAAAACAAAATGGCAGAAACCATTGCCGACAAATCCTATGTCAATACTAGCAAGGATGTGATCGATCAACGCATCATGGGGCGCTATCAGAATGGCCTTGGCAAGACTTGGGACGATCCGAATTACATGAAGTTTTACAACGACGGTCGAGTGAATTTTCCGTACCTGTCGGACGGCATGTGGTTCATGACGCAGCATCGTCGCTGGGGCTTGTTGAAGAGCGATCCCGACTATCTGGCGGTGGCTAAATCGGTCAGTCAGATCAACCTCTATAAAGAAGCTGCTACGTTGACAAACACGCCTGTACCGAAAGACCCGATGCGATCTTCCAAGTTGATGGATGGCGTGGTCTGGGACGGTAAAGATCCGAAAGCCTACGCCGCTTCGTTCAAGATCAGGGCTTGA
- a CDS encoding ANTAR domain-containing response regulator has product MHNLRIVVVNPVAFDGDNDPAFAAQAARSNDLRIGLLQAGYNIIASLPADLYLPDRIAQLQPDMIIIDAESDARDVLEHVVIATRDARRAIVLFTEDDKKSSMEAAMAAGVSAYIVAGLQTARIKPVLEVAMARFNQEQKLLNELSDTKLKLADRKIIDRAKGLLMERQQLSEQDAYKKLRRLAMDKNLKLSEVAQRIIEANDLLG; this is encoded by the coding sequence ATGCATAACCTGCGCATTGTAGTTGTCAATCCGGTCGCCTTCGATGGCGACAATGATCCTGCGTTTGCCGCGCAGGCTGCGCGTAGCAACGACTTGCGCATCGGATTGCTACAGGCGGGCTATAACATCATCGCCTCATTGCCAGCGGACCTTTACTTGCCAGATCGCATTGCCCAACTCCAGCCCGATATGATTATTATCGACGCGGAATCCGATGCCCGCGATGTGCTGGAACACGTTGTCATCGCCACCCGCGACGCGCGCAGAGCGATTGTGTTGTTCACCGAAGATGACAAAAAATCCAGCATGGAAGCAGCAATGGCTGCCGGTGTATCTGCCTATATCGTCGCAGGCTTGCAAACTGCTCGCATTAAGCCTGTGCTGGAAGTCGCCATGGCGCGATTCAATCAAGAGCAAAAGCTATTGAATGAATTGTCGGACACCAAGCTCAAATTAGCGGATCGAAAAATAATTGACCGCGCCAAAGGTTTGTTGATGGAGCGTCAACAACTGAGCGAGCAAGATGCGTACAAAAAATTGCGACGTCTGGCGATGGATAAAAACCTGAAATTATCCGAGGTCGCGCAGCGGATTATTGAAGCAAATGATTTGTTGGGATAG
- a CDS encoding amino acid ABC transporter permease codes for MFSNFDFDVIQRSWFYLFTTGMKFTLMLTVSAMIGGIFFGTILAMMRLSHSKAISFIATSYVNLIRSVPLVLVIFWFYFLVPFIGAWITGASQPIQVGAFSSALITFILFEAAYYCEIMRSGIQSIPRGQVSAGYALGMNYWQMMGNVVLPQAFRNMIPILFTQTIVLFQDVSLVYVLGSVPEFVTVASKIAQRDGRLVEMYLFVAVVYFVMSFGLSSMVKKLQEKVAIIR; via the coding sequence ATGTTTTCAAATTTCGATTTTGACGTCATCCAACGCTCCTGGTTTTACCTGTTTACAACGGGAATGAAATTTACGCTGATGCTGACGGTGTCGGCGATGATCGGCGGTATTTTCTTCGGTACGATATTGGCGATGATGCGTTTGTCGCATAGCAAAGCGATTTCATTCATTGCTACCAGCTACGTTAATTTGATTCGCTCGGTGCCGCTGGTACTGGTGATTTTCTGGTTCTATTTTCTTGTGCCGTTTATCGGTGCCTGGATTACCGGTGCATCGCAACCGATACAGGTAGGTGCATTTTCGTCGGCACTGATTACTTTTATCCTGTTTGAAGCTGCGTATTATTGCGAAATCATGCGCTCGGGGATACAGTCGATTCCACGCGGTCAGGTCTCGGCCGGTTATGCGTTGGGAATGAACTACTGGCAAATGATGGGCAATGTGGTGTTGCCACAGGCATTCCGTAACATGATTCCGATCCTGTTCACGCAAACCATCGTCCTGTTTCAAGACGTCTCGCTGGTGTACGTATTGGGTTCAGTGCCCGAGTTTGTTACCGTCGCATCGAAGATTGCACAACGTGATGGCCGACTGGTAGAAATGTATTTGTTTGTCGCCGTGGTGTACTTCGTGATGAGTTTCGGCTTATCCTCGATGGTGAAAAAACTGCAAGAAAAAGTCGCGATTATTCGCTAA
- a CDS encoding transporter substrate-binding domain-containing protein has translation MKVSKLIVALISVGVIASAAQAQELTGTLKKIKDTGTITLGVRDSSIPFSYLDDKQSYQGYSIDLCMKAATAIQKQLGMLSLNVKMVPVTSATRIPLISNGTIDLSCDSATNNLERQKVVSFAPTMYVTANRLLAKKSSNITKLEDLKGKTIVSTSGTSNLKQLTVLNAERNLGMNILAAKDHAEAFLMVETGRAVAFGMDDILLASLAASSKKPDDYVITKEALSVEPYGIIERSGDLPFKHAVDTALSNVYKSGEINKIYAKWFQAPIPPKGINLNVPISPELKAAFAKPTDSGDPAVYAAVPEAQKQSSKKK, from the coding sequence ATGAAGGTATCAAAGTTAATCGTCGCGCTAATCAGTGTTGGTGTTATTGCTTCCGCTGCGCAGGCTCAAGAGCTGACAGGTACGCTCAAAAAAATCAAAGATACAGGCACTATCACGCTAGGTGTACGTGATTCGTCGATCCCTTTTTCTTACCTTGATGATAAGCAATCGTATCAAGGTTATTCAATTGATTTGTGTATGAAGGCGGCAACAGCGATTCAGAAGCAACTTGGTATGTTGTCATTGAATGTCAAAATGGTACCGGTCACTTCTGCGACACGTATTCCTCTGATTTCAAACGGCACGATCGATTTGTCTTGCGATTCAGCGACTAACAATCTGGAACGTCAAAAAGTAGTTTCGTTTGCGCCAACGATGTATGTCACTGCAAATCGCTTGCTGGCTAAAAAATCGTCCAACATCACTAAATTGGAAGACTTGAAGGGCAAGACTATCGTCTCAACTTCAGGCACTTCTAATCTGAAGCAACTGACAGTCTTGAACGCTGAACGTAATCTGGGCATGAATATTCTTGCCGCTAAAGATCACGCTGAAGCTTTCCTGATGGTGGAAACCGGTCGTGCAGTCGCCTTCGGCATGGATGACATCTTGTTGGCATCGCTGGCAGCTAGCTCGAAGAAGCCTGATGATTACGTTATCACTAAAGAAGCGTTGTCAGTCGAGCCGTACGGCATCATTGAACGTAGCGGCGATTTGCCATTCAAACACGCTGTTGATACCGCTCTGAGCAATGTTTACAAATCAGGCGAAATCAATAAAATTTATGCAAAATGGTTCCAGGCGCCAATTCCACCAAAAGGTATCAACCTTAACGTGCCAATTAGCCCAGAACTGAAAGCCGCATTTGCTAAACCAACGGACTCCGGTGACCCAGCGGTTTACGCTGCCGTTCCTGAAGCCCAAAAACAATCTTCCAAGAAAAAATAA
- a CDS encoding amino acid ABC transporter ATP-binding protein has protein sequence MIKLNNVSKWYGQFQVLTDCTTSVAKGDVVVVCGPSGSGKSTLIKTVNGLEPFQKGDITVDGISVGDPKTNLSKLRARIGMVFQNFELFPHLSIRENLTIGQVKVLGRSVSEATEKGLKYLDRVGLIAQKDKFPGQLSGGQQQRVAIARALSMDPIAMLFDEPTSALDPEMINEVLDVMVGLAQEGMTMMVVTHEMGFAKKVANRVIFMDQGLIVEDCKKEEFFGAPRSDRARDFLAKIIH, from the coding sequence GTGATTAAACTTAATAACGTCAGTAAATGGTACGGTCAGTTTCAGGTCCTGACCGATTGTACAACCAGCGTAGCCAAGGGCGATGTCGTGGTGGTCTGCGGTCCTTCCGGTTCGGGTAAATCTACCCTGATCAAAACCGTGAATGGTCTGGAGCCGTTTCAAAAGGGCGATATCACTGTCGATGGTATTTCGGTCGGCGACCCAAAAACCAATCTGTCCAAATTGCGCGCACGCATAGGCATGGTGTTTCAGAACTTTGAGCTTTTTCCGCATTTGTCGATTCGCGAAAATCTGACGATCGGTCAGGTCAAGGTATTGGGACGCAGCGTCAGCGAAGCGACTGAAAAGGGGTTGAAATATCTGGATCGCGTGGGCTTGATAGCGCAAAAAGATAAATTCCCAGGTCAGTTGTCCGGTGGACAGCAACAACGCGTCGCGATTGCTCGCGCATTGTCGATGGACCCGATTGCGATGTTGTTCGATGAGCCAACATCGGCACTTGATCCAGAGATGATTAACGAAGTGCTGGATGTCATGGTTGGCCTGGCGCAAGAAGGTATGACCATGATGGTCGTAACCCATGAAATGGGTTTTGCCAAGAAAGTCGCCAATCGCGTGATCTTTATGGATCAGGGTTTGATCGTTGAAGATTGCAAAAAAGAAGAATTCTTCGGTGCACCGCGTTCGGACCGTGCCCGTGACTTCCTGGCAAAAATTATTCATTAA
- a CDS encoding amino acid ABC transporter substrate-binding protein, whose protein sequence is MMLGLAVSFSEASAQADVLSKIRDSKTITIAYRDASLPFSFLDQSQQPVGYAIDLCLKIADAVKQQLKLPQLTIAYVPVTSSTRISAIEDGKADLECGSTTNTAARRKHVAFTIAHFIAGVRMIVNVDSGIKNWPDLRNKKVVSTKGTTSVRTLTDRGQVRSLNIVVLEGSEHDASFRMVEDKKVDAFVMDDVLLYGLRAASKNPAAYDVVGDPLSTEPYAIMLPRDDPAFKAMVDRAMAQIIQDGQLNKLYQKWFLNPIAAKNNINLKMPMGYLFRESLRFPSDQVGD, encoded by the coding sequence ATGATGCTGGGGCTGGCGGTAAGTTTTTCAGAAGCCAGCGCACAAGCCGACGTATTGAGCAAAATAAGGGATTCGAAAACGATCACGATCGCTTACCGGGATGCCTCGTTACCTTTTTCCTTCCTTGACCAGAGTCAGCAGCCAGTTGGTTATGCCATTGATTTGTGCTTAAAAATTGCAGACGCAGTCAAGCAGCAATTGAAGTTGCCGCAGCTGACGATTGCGTATGTGCCCGTTACTTCTTCTACGCGCATATCAGCAATCGAGGACGGCAAAGCTGATCTTGAGTGTGGATCAACGACAAATACGGCAGCGCGGCGTAAGCATGTAGCCTTTACTATTGCGCATTTTATTGCTGGCGTGCGGATGATCGTGAATGTCGATTCCGGTATAAAAAACTGGCCGGATTTACGTAACAAAAAAGTGGTATCGACCAAGGGCACGACCAGTGTTCGAACGCTGACGGATCGTGGGCAGGTACGGTCACTGAATATCGTTGTGCTGGAAGGATCTGAACATGATGCTTCTTTTCGTATGGTCGAGGACAAAAAGGTCGACGCTTTTGTGATGGACGATGTTCTGCTATACGGTTTGCGCGCTGCATCAAAAAATCCCGCTGCGTATGATGTAGTTGGTGATCCGTTGAGTACCGAGCCGTATGCGATCATGTTGCCCAGGGATGATCCCGCCTTTAAAGCGATGGTTGATCGTGCGATGGCGCAGATCATTCAGGATGGGCAATTAAACAAGTTATACCAAAAATGGTTTTTAAATCCGATAGCGGCAAAAAACAATATAAATTTAAAAATGCCGATGGGGTATCTGTTTAGAGAATCGCTGCGCTTTCCGTCGGATCAGGTTGGCGATTAA
- a CDS encoding amino acid ABC transporter permease, whose product MHYNWNWNIFWQLSPDGVSTYMDTLLIGLKWTLALSAMSWMMALAIGTVVGTIRTMPNKWAVRIANGYVELFRNIPLLVQMFLWYYVMPELVPTGLGDWLKSLPNASFITAFLALGFFTSSRVAVQVSAGINALPRGQKLAGTALGLTLPQTYRYVLLPMSFRIIVPALTNEFAAIIKNSSVALTIGLVELTAATYSMREFTFQTFESLTGATVIYIVISGLALLFARWLEKRIAIPGFISSGSANTGGH is encoded by the coding sequence ATGCATTACAACTGGAACTGGAACATCTTTTGGCAATTGTCGCCAGATGGTGTCAGCACCTATATGGACACCTTGCTGATAGGTCTGAAATGGACCCTCGCATTGTCTGCAATGTCTTGGATGATGGCGCTTGCGATCGGCACGGTAGTTGGCACAATCCGCACAATGCCAAACAAATGGGCGGTGCGCATAGCCAATGGCTATGTTGAATTGTTCCGTAACATTCCTCTGCTGGTGCAGATGTTCTTGTGGTATTACGTGATGCCTGAACTGGTGCCGACCGGGCTGGGTGACTGGCTCAAAAGTTTGCCAAACGCTTCATTCATTACCGCCTTTCTCGCGTTAGGCTTTTTCACCTCATCGCGTGTAGCAGTACAAGTTTCTGCCGGGATTAATGCTTTGCCACGTGGTCAAAAACTGGCGGGCACTGCGCTTGGCCTGACGTTGCCGCAAACTTACCGTTATGTATTGTTGCCGATGTCATTTCGCATTATTGTGCCCGCGCTGACCAATGAGTTTGCAGCGATCATCAAGAACAGTTCGGTCGCTTTGACGATAGGTCTGGTAGAGCTGACTGCGGCGACGTATTCGATGCGCGAATTTACGTTTCAGACGTTTGAATCGTTGACCGGCGCAACCGTCATCTACATCGTTATCTCCGGATTAGCGTTGCTGTTTGCGCGCTGGCTGGAAAAAAGAATCGCCATCCCGGGTTTTATTTCATCCGGTAGCGCTAATACAGGGGGTCATTAA
- a CDS encoding ABC transporter ATP-binding protein — translation MLRDEKFIDIHQAEMLFHTRKGDFHALREINLTVRKGEFVTLIGHSGCGKSTLLNLIAGLLQPSAGVLLCANREIAGPSPERAVVFQNHSLLPWLSCYENVFLGVERVFSATENKAALKERTNAALALVGLMASAQKRPNEISGGMKQRVGIARALAMEPKVLLMDEPFGALDALTRAHLQDELLKIVAKTESTVVMVTHDVDEAVLLSDRIVMMTNGPAATIGEIVEVRLSRPRERVALAQDALYAEYRTTVLEFLYRKQSHPSQQAA, via the coding sequence ATGCTGCGCGACGAAAAATTTATCGATATCCATCAGGCTGAAATGCTGTTTCATACGCGCAAAGGAGATTTCCATGCGCTGCGTGAAATTAATCTGACGGTACGCAAAGGCGAGTTTGTAACGCTGATCGGTCACTCCGGCTGCGGAAAATCGACTTTACTGAATCTGATTGCGGGTTTGTTGCAACCGAGTGCCGGTGTATTGCTGTGTGCAAATCGCGAAATTGCGGGGCCTTCGCCAGAGCGCGCTGTCGTGTTTCAAAATCATTCTTTGCTGCCTTGGTTGAGCTGCTACGAAAATGTTTTTTTAGGCGTTGAGCGGGTGTTTTCAGCGACCGAAAATAAAGCGGCATTGAAAGAGCGCACCAATGCTGCATTGGCGTTGGTCGGCTTGATGGCATCGGCGCAGAAGCGCCCGAATGAAATATCTGGCGGGATGAAGCAGCGCGTCGGCATTGCCCGGGCGCTGGCGATGGAGCCTAAAGTGCTGCTGATGGATGAGCCATTCGGGGCGTTGGATGCATTGACGCGTGCCCACTTGCAGGACGAGTTATTAAAAATTGTTGCGAAGACGGAATCGACCGTCGTGATGGTGACGCATGACGTTGATGAAGCAGTTTTGCTATCGGACCGCATCGTGATGATGACCAATGGGCCAGCCGCGACCATCGGCGAAATCGTGGAAGTGCGCTTGTCGCGACCACGTGAAAGAGTCGCATTGGCGCAGGATGCGTTGTATGCGGAATATCGCACTACGGTGTTGGAATTTTTGTATCGCAAGCAATCACATCCATCGCAGCAAGCTGCGTAG
- the pyrC gene encoding dihydroorotase, translating to MTNTLTITRPDDWHLHLRDGDVMASVLPDSARQFGRAIVMPNLKPPVTTVAQAAAYRERILAAVPEGLSFEPLMTLYLTNNTPPDEIRRAKDSGFVHAVKLYPAGATTNSDAGVSDLAKCYKTLEVMQELGLPFLVHGEVTDPAIDIFDREAVFIDRVMRPLRHDMPELKVVFEHITTKDAAQYVAAGEGPIAATVTAHHLLYNRNEIFKGGIRPHYYCLPILKREEHRLALVQAATSGSDRFFLGTDSAPHPKGLKEHACGCAGCYTALHALELYAQAFDQVEALDQLEAFASFNGPAFYNLPRNQGTVTLQRKEWTIPAELPMGNTTIVPLNGGEVIHWQLL from the coding sequence ATGACGAATACCCTGACCATCACCCGACCCGACGACTGGCATTTACATTTGCGTGATGGTGACGTCATGGCCAGCGTGTTGCCGGACAGTGCGCGCCAGTTTGGCCGTGCGATTGTTATGCCGAATTTGAAACCGCCTGTGACCACTGTTGCGCAAGCCGCTGCCTATCGCGAGCGCATTTTGGCGGCAGTGCCGGAAGGCCTTTCATTCGAGCCACTGATGACGCTGTATCTGACTAACAATACGCCGCCAGATGAAATCCGTCGTGCCAAAGACAGCGGCTTTGTGCATGCCGTAAAACTGTATCCGGCGGGGGCCACGACCAATTCGGATGCGGGCGTGTCTGATCTGGCTAAATGCTACAAAACCCTGGAAGTCATGCAAGAACTCGGCTTGCCATTTTTAGTGCATGGCGAAGTGACCGATCCGGCGATTGATATTTTTGATCGTGAAGCCGTTTTTATTGACCGGGTAATGCGGCCTTTGCGGCACGATATGCCAGAGTTGAAAGTGGTGTTTGAACATATCACCACCAAAGATGCGGCACAGTATGTCGCCGCGGGCGAGGGGCCAATCGCTGCAACTGTTACCGCGCATCATCTGTTGTACAACCGAAATGAAATTTTTAAGGGCGGGATTCGGCCGCATTATTACTGTTTGCCTATTTTGAAGCGTGAAGAGCATCGTTTGGCGTTGGTGCAGGCCGCGACGTCAGGCAGTGATCGCTTTTTCTTGGGCACCGATTCAGCTCCGCATCCCAAAGGATTGAAAGAGCATGCTTGCGGCTGTGCCGGTTGCTATACAGCGTTGCACGCTTTGGAACTGTATGCGCAAGCCTTTGATCAAGTCGAAGCGTTGGATCAATTGGAGGCATTTGCCAGTTTTAATGGTCCCGCTTTCTATAATCTGCCACGCAATCAGGGTACGGTGACGTTGCAGCGTAAGGAGTGGACTATTCCGGCCGAATTGCCGATGGGTAATACAACGATTGTCCCGCTAAATGGTGGTGAAGTAATACATTGGCAACTCCTCTGA